One part of the Polyangiaceae bacterium genome encodes these proteins:
- a CDS encoding response regulator, translating to MAAALSNTAEHPAQSQSRMRVPDSEGGPTSRAQRSTVLIVDDNPGDRELYSELIGGLALRIREASTADEAISECEQELPSCALIDYGLPGADGIELVRMLRERYAACDLPLIILTGRGDEGLAVSAMKAGASDYISKQQALVGTELARVIGLALERAHSLRLEQRLEQSERLAALGQLAAGVAHEINNPANFVLVNLGQLEERLANQADGEEGRELLALCKDSLEGVRRIADIVREMHRFSRMRPLDPQPVQLEEVINAAIRLLAGTMRLHASVETRFEFKQQVVADRSKLLQVLVNLLDNAAKAVGAQGVVRIATQKLSGRVQVRVEDSGPGIPLDMRERVFEPFFTSRTAGLGLGLALCREYVRRHSGQLWVEDSSLGGACFVMELPFETGLTVARPEPAENGERQTEGRRVRFLLVDDEPQILRAFKRALNQHCEIEVAGSVEAALSVLEQSEFDAVVCDISMPGLGGVDLYRWLLDNKPELASRLLFCSGGILSPDIEREVARTERVLLQKPIEPLALLHAVRIAVEAEQND from the coding sequence ATGGCCGCCGCACTGTCCAACACCGCTGAGCACCCGGCCCAGTCCCAGAGCCGGATGCGAGTCCCCGACTCCGAGGGCGGTCCCACATCGCGAGCGCAACGCTCCACCGTGCTCATCGTCGATGACAACCCCGGTGACCGCGAGTTGTACTCCGAGCTGATCGGTGGCCTAGCTCTGCGTATCCGTGAGGCAAGCACCGCGGACGAAGCCATCAGCGAGTGTGAGCAGGAGCTGCCGAGCTGCGCATTGATCGACTACGGCCTGCCAGGGGCCGATGGCATCGAGCTGGTGCGCATGCTGCGGGAGCGCTACGCGGCCTGCGACTTGCCGTTGATCATCCTCACCGGGCGAGGTGATGAGGGGTTGGCCGTCTCTGCGATGAAGGCTGGCGCCTCCGACTACATTTCCAAGCAGCAGGCTCTGGTCGGAACGGAGCTGGCGCGGGTCATCGGTCTTGCCCTGGAGCGAGCTCATAGCCTGCGTCTGGAGCAGCGCCTGGAGCAGTCTGAGCGCCTTGCGGCGCTTGGTCAGCTCGCAGCTGGGGTCGCTCACGAGATCAACAATCCCGCAAACTTCGTGTTGGTGAATCTTGGTCAGCTCGAGGAGCGCCTTGCGAATCAAGCGGACGGCGAGGAGGGGAGGGAGCTCCTCGCCCTGTGCAAGGATAGCCTGGAGGGCGTTCGGCGCATCGCGGACATCGTACGCGAGATGCATCGGTTCTCGCGGATGCGCCCATTGGACCCACAACCGGTGCAGCTGGAGGAGGTGATCAACGCCGCCATCCGGCTGCTGGCCGGTACCATGCGGCTGCACGCGAGCGTCGAGACACGCTTCGAGTTCAAGCAGCAGGTGGTTGCCGATCGCAGCAAGCTGTTACAGGTGCTCGTCAACCTCCTGGACAACGCCGCAAAGGCGGTCGGTGCTCAGGGGGTCGTGCGTATTGCCACGCAGAAATTATCGGGGCGGGTCCAGGTGCGCGTCGAGGACTCAGGGCCCGGTATTCCGCTGGACATGCGGGAGCGCGTCTTCGAGCCGTTTTTCACTTCGCGAACCGCGGGGTTGGGGTTGGGGTTGGCGCTGTGCCGCGAGTATGTGCGCCGCCACTCCGGTCAGCTCTGGGTCGAAGATTCGAGTCTCGGAGGCGCCTGCTTCGTGATGGAACTGCCGTTCGAGACGGGACTGACCGTTGCGCGGCCTGAGCCGGCCGAAAACGGCGAGCGCCAGACGGAGGGGCGGCGCGTTCGCTTCCTGCTGGTGGACGATGAGCCTCAGATCTTGAGGGCCTTCAAGCGCGCGCTGAACCAGCACTGCGAGATCGAAGTTGCAGGCTCCGTTGAAGCAGCGCTCAGCGTGCTGGAGCAGAGTGAGTTCGACGCTGTGGTGTGCGACATCAGCATGCCGGGGCTTGGCGGGGTGGATCTCTACCGTTGGCTGCTCGACAACAAGCCGGAGCTCGCGTCGCGCCTTCTGTTTTGCAGCGGTGGCATTCTCTCGCCCGACATCGAACGCGAGGTCGCGCGCACGGAGCGTGTGTTGTTGCAGAAGCCCATCGAGCCCTTGGCGCTGCTCCATGCTGTGCGCATCGCCGTCGAGGCTGAGCAAAACGACTGA